CCCCATCCTGATAATAAAGCGCAACTTTATTTTTCCTGAATCCTTCAGCATGTCGGTCGATCGCTTCATAAGCCATATTGACCCTGCCTGTCTCAGCCCAGGAAAACTCTTTCTCTGCTTCACTCCAATCAAATTGGCCATGAAGCTCTTGATAATTCTTTAAATTATGATCCCCTTGTGTAACTGGTAGCGCTTCCACTTTCATATATCCATCCCCCTTGGCTTTATATTTAAAATATATTATAGTATAAAAATTAGATTTTCTCAATTTTTAAAATATTTATAGTAGATAAAAGACTACTTTTGGTTTGCTATTCCACACTGAAAAGTCATAAACTAAATACAGAAAATTTTGTGAAAGCGCTTTTATTTGTTAGATTTTATGTATAATAGAGTTATCGTTTGAAATGTTGACGGGTGGTGACTGAATGGAACATAAAAAGACTTATAACGCAAAAGAATTAAAAACTCCCCATGGCCGTTTGATCATTGAAGGCCCGATTTCTCCTGAAAAACTCGCAAGCTATGAATTCCATAAAGATCTAGTGGCTTTCCGGCCTCCTGCCCAACAGCACAAGGCACTGGTAGAGATTGCCGGTCTGCCGGAGGGCAGGATCATTGTAGCGCGTTCAGGCCATATGATTGTCGGCTATGTTACTTATCTGTACCCAGACCCGCTTGAAAGATGGTCTGAAGGAAAAATGGAAGATTTAATCGAACTCGGAGCTATCGAAGTCATTCCTGAATTCCGGGGGAGCTCAGTCGGCAAAAACCTGCTGATCGTTTCCATGATGGATGACGCAATGGAAGATTATATCATTATCACAACTGAATATTATTGGCATTGGGACCTGAAAGGAACCGGCTTGAATGTTTGGGAATATCGCAAGGTAATGGAAAAAATGATGAATGCCGGCGGCCTTACCTGGTACGCGACAGATGATCCAGAAATCAGCTCCCATCCAGCAAACTGTCTGATGGCACGAATTGGAAAAAGAATTCCGCCTGAATCCGTTCAGAAATTCGATCAGCTGCGGTTCATGAACCGTTTTATGTATTGATGATTAATAAGAAGCCTCATCATGCAAGGAGGAAGGAATCATGATCGTCGAGGAAATTATGAAAAGGGATGTCACGACACTTTTCCCTGAAAATACAATCGCGGATGCAATCAAGCTAATGTCAGATAAAAAGATCCGCCATATCCCGATTGTCGATAAGGACCAGGGTGTCATCGGCCTGGTGTCTGACCGGGATATCAAGGATGCCGCTCCGTCGGTTTTTCATTGGGATGAACATAAGGGTGAACTTGAAAATCCAGTCAAGTCCATTATGACGACTAATGTGATCACTGGGCATCCTCTCGATTTTGTCGAGGAAATCTCGGCAATCTTTTATGAACATAATATCAGCTGCCTGCCAATCATCAAGGATAAGAAGCTGGTAGGCATCGTTACTGAAACAGACCTGCTCCATACTCTTGTTGAGCTTACTGGTGCCCATCAGCCGGGATCTCAAATAGAAGTTAAGGTGCCAAATAAAGCGGGCATGCTTTGTGAAATCGCTTCTGTCATCAGCATGAGGAAAGCCAATATCCAAAGCGTGCTTGTATACCCTGACCAAAAGGATGAGCGTTACAAAATCCTCGTTGTAAGGATCCAGACGATGAATCCAATCGCGGTGATCGAGGACTTGAAGAAAGCCGGTCATCATGTAC
This portion of the Mesobacillus sp. S13 genome encodes:
- a CDS encoding GNAT family N-acetyltransferase gives rise to the protein MEHKKTYNAKELKTPHGRLIIEGPISPEKLASYEFHKDLVAFRPPAQQHKALVEIAGLPEGRIIVARSGHMIVGYVTYLYPDPLERWSEGKMEDLIELGAIEVIPEFRGSSVGKNLLIVSMMDDAMEDYIIITTEYYWHWDLKGTGLNVWEYRKVMEKMMNAGGLTWYATDDPEISSHPANCLMARIGKRIPPESVQKFDQLRFMNRFMY
- a CDS encoding acetoin utilization AcuB family protein, which produces MIVEEIMKRDVTTLFPENTIADAIKLMSDKKIRHIPIVDKDQGVIGLVSDRDIKDAAPSVFHWDEHKGELENPVKSIMTTNVITGHPLDFVEEISAIFYEHNISCLPIIKDKKLVGIVTETDLLHTLVELTGAHQPGSQIEVKVPNKAGMLCEIASVISMRKANIQSVLVYPDQKDERYKILVVRIQTMNPIAVIEDLKKAGHHVLWPNLPGVSS